CGGTTTCCACAACCGCACCTTTTTTATTATGCTCGCCAAGTTCGGGACGCAACTCATTGATAAATGAGTTTGCCCATTCCGCTACATCACGCTCGGCTTTGTCAAGCGTGAGAAATCCGACGCGGCGATCCTCACCGGCGGCTGTTTTTTCGTTTACCCTTGTAATGCAGCCGTCGCCCGTGAGCAAGCCGATAAGCTGCGCCATGTTCGCCGAGCCGGTCGTTTCCGAGCCGAATTCCCCGCCGACCAGTCGGACGACATCGTCTTTCGTAAGTTCGCAGGCTTTTACATCGCCGCGATTTTCGGTGAAAACCAAATGGTCGCCGGTCAGTTTCAGCCGGTAGCCGCTTTTGGTTTTGAGTTCATAAACCGGTTTCGTGCCGGTCGGAAATATTTTTTCAACCCAATGAAGTTTGCCGTCGAGGCTTTTGATGCCGCGAGCCTCGCCGACCAAATCGCCGATGCGCTCCAAGCCTCTGTCGGTCGCAACAAGCGTCTCCGCCGTGACGCATGGGTTGCTGGCGTTGATTCTGCCGTCGTTCGGGCAGGTGTGCCATTCGTTGATGGTCGTGTCGAATTGCAAGCCCGGGTCGGCGCATTTCCAAGCGGAAAAGGCGATTTTGTTCCACAACTCCGCCGCGCGAACGGTGCGGCAAACCGAGCCGTCGGTGCGCCAACGCAGTTCCCACATCTCATCGTTTTCAACGGCCTGCATAAATTCGTTGGTCAAACGAATCGTGTTATTTGAATTTTGTCCGCTGACAGTGCTATAAGCTTCCGATTCGTAATGCGTGTCGTAACTTTCAAAGTCGAGCGAAGTGAAGCCCTGCGAGACGAGCGAAAGTGTGCGCAAAATGTAGTTCATCGGCACGCCGCGATAGAGCGCCCGCTGGATGAGGTCGTTGAGCGCCGGGTTGGTTTTTCGGTCTGCGCCGTTTTCGAGCGCTTCGTGCAAAATGGCTTTCAAAAAGGTGGAATTGATTTTTGAACCCGCCACCATTGCGGCCACTTTTTCTTCTTCCTTCGCCTTCCACTCGATGAATTCTTCGATGTCGGGATGGTCAATATTGACAATCACCATTTTGGCGGCGCGGCGAGTCGTGCCGCCGGATTTGATGGCGCCGGCAGCCGCGTCAAAGATTTTTAAAAAGCTCATCAAGCCGGACGATGTGCCGCCGCCCGAGAGCATTTCGCCTTCGGCGCGAATGTTGGAAAAGTTCGTTCCTGTGCCGCTGCCGAACTTAAAGACGCGGGCTTCGCGAACGACCAAATCGAAAATGCCGCCTTCATTGACCAAATCGTCTTGGACGGATTGAATGAAACAAGCGTGCGCCTGCGGTCGGGTGTAGGAATCCTCCGATTGAGTGAGTTTTCCAGTGTCAGGATCGACGAAGAAATGCCCTTGCGAACGCCCGCTGATGCCGTAAGCTGCTGCAAGTCCGGTGTTGAACCATTGCGGAGAGTTCGGCGCGGCCATTTGTTTGAGCAGCATGTAGGCGGTTTCGTCGTAATAGGCCTGTGCATCTTCCGGCGAATCGAAGTAGCCGTAGCGCTCGCCCCAGTCGCGCCAGCAAGCGGCCATGCGATGCACGACTTGCTTAATGGACGTTTCCCCGCCAAAAACTTGATTTCCGTCTGCGTCTATAACCGGCTTGCCGTCTTTGCTGAGCTGCGGCACACCGGCTTTTCTGAAATACTTTTGTGCTAAAATATCCGTAGCAACTTGCGACCAATGAACCGGAACTTCCACATTGTGCATCTCAAACACCGTCGAGCCATCGGGGTTGCGAAGCACCGACGAGCGATAGGTGTACTCAAATAAATCAAACACAGTGCAATCCGGTTTGCTAAAGCGTCGTAAAATTTTCATGGGTTTAAAACTTCTTTCTAAAAATCTGAATAGTTTCTTGCGTGAATTGCAGCGGCATGGCAGCCGAATATCGAGCCATAAATATAACAAATCAGCTCTCGGGAGAGATATTTTCTTTTGTTTAAAAACGCAACCCGTTCTTTTTCATTCTGTGTGGAATAAAAATAGACGAAAGAAGCAGCGCTCTAATGATAAAGTGCCTTGTCTTTCTGTTGGTTCGGGTTTGTCCGTTTGAATTAATTGTCTTCGACAACGAATGAATCAAATGGAACTTTTTCAGCGAAACGATCGATAGCTTCGCGCGTGACCGTGTAGCCATCCCAGCGAACTTTGTGCGAAACCCTGCCAAAATCGTCCGTTACTTTGATGATTTTAACGGGCACGTTTCGGGGGAATTTTTGGGCAAAGCGTGCCGCATTTTCCTCGGTGCTAAAGCTGCCAAACTGCAGCGTGTAGCGAACTTCCGGCGTAGCCGGTTTCTGCTCAGATTTTTCAGGCGCAGGCACAAGCTCGGCTTGTTCATCTTTGAGCGCGGTGTTGTATTCCATGATTCTGGCTCTGCTTAGCGAGCCCAGCGACGAGTTGGGATAAATAATTAAAAACTGCTTATACATGGCCACCGCCACTTGTCCATCTTCCTCGAGCAGTGCATTTAGCATCATTTCCTCATCTTTTTCCAACGAAAGCGATTTGAGCTTTTCCAATGCTTCAAAATTGCCCGTTGTTGCTGATTTTAAAATCAACTCTGTCATCTTGCTATTTTCCTGCGGTGTGGCGCTTGGCAGTTGCATCAGGCACAAGCATAGCAGGTTTGGCAAAAAAATTCCCAGTTTCATAAAGCTTTTTTTGGACTTCGCGCATTAAAAAGTTTACCTGTTTTACAATTTAAAACGGCAAGCGAAATGAAACAATCTTCTTCGCCGAACACGATGACAACGCTCTGCTGGATAGCGTTAGAAAAACGCCTCATGTCAAGTGCGTCGCGATTCGTTCTTTGTTCGTCATTATTTTTACCGGATGGGTAAAGTTTATGCTTCTGACTCGTATGAGAAAGCCGAGCATCAAAATTTCCATCTTGTTTTTTTATTAAAGCTTAAACGGTTCAAATACATGCACGATTTTCATTTTCTTGGAGAGCTTATTTTAATTGGAATTTGCGCCATTGCCATTATTCTCATTTTTCAGCGGCTAAAAGTCCCGCCGGTTATTGGGCTGATTTTCACCGGCATTGTGCTTGGGCCTTCAGGTTTTTCGGTTGTGCATGATACGGAGCTGATTTCCGTGCTGGCGGAAATGGGCGTCATTTTGTTGCTTTTTACCATTGGGCTTGAGTTTTCGGTAGATGAGCTGAACCGGCTAAAAAAAATTGTGTTGATTGGCGGCTCGGGGCAGCTTTTGCTGAGCATCATGTCGATTTCGCTGCTCTCGTTTCTGACGATGAAAGCGGTTGGCGGCGAACTCTCCGTGCGCGAGGCCATGTTTCTCGGATTTGCGTTTGCGGTGAGCAGCACGGCGATTTGTTTGAAAATTCTCAACGATCGCGAAGAACTCGATTTGCCTTACGGGAAAATTGCGCTGGGCATTTTGATTTTCCAGGACATTGCGATTGTGCCGCTAATGATTGGCATCACTTTTTTGAGCCCGCATAAGGAAACGTCATTTCTCACTGTGTTTCGTGAGTTGGGGTTGATTAGCTTTTTTGCGGTTGCGGTGTTTGGCGGATTTCGGTTGCTGATGCCGCGCGCTGTGGAAATCATCAGTTCGTTGCGAGCCAAAGAAGTGTTGGTGATTGGAGCGTTGGTGCTTTGTTTTGGTTCGGCTTATCTAACTTCGCTCATTGGACTTTCGCTGGCGCTGGGTGCATTTGTGGCCGGCATGGTGATTGCCAGCACCGACGAAAGTCACCAAATTGGCCATGCCATTGAGCCTTTTCGCGAAGCTTTCACCAGTATTTTTTTTGTTTCCGTTGGCTTGCTTTTAAAAGTCAATCTAATCGATTTGCCGGTTTTTATGCTGCTCGCGTTGGGCGTGTTGCTCATCAAAGGCGTGCTGGTTGCGGTGTTGTCGTTATTTCTCGGCTATTCGTTTCGTGTCAGTTTGATGGCCGGCATGGCGCTGGCGCAAATCGGCGAATTTTCATTTGTTTTGGCTGAAGCGGCGCTCAAAAATGACGTCATTCAAGAACCGCTCTTCAACTCGATGCTCGCCATTATTGTGGTGACCATGATCGTCACGCCATCGATGATTGCCATTGCGCCGCATTTGGCCGAGCAAGTGGAACCGGCTTTGCGCTTCATTCCGCTGGTGCAGAAAAATTCCCACAGCGTGCGCACTTCGGCCACAGAAGGCACGGTGATCCATCCTGGGGAAGTTCATGCGGCCATTATCGGGTTTGGCCTCAACGGGCGCAATGTGAGCTCCGTGCTGAAAGCCACAAATATTTCCCACACCATTCTCGAAATCGATCGCGATATCGTTCGAGAAATGAAAAAAGCCAATGAGCCAATTTACTACGGCGATTGCACCGACCGAAAAGCACTTCAGCGTGCCAAAATCGATAAAGCGCGCGCCATTGTGATCGGCATTTCCGATACAACCGCCATTCGCCAAAGCATTCGCCTGATTCGCCAACTCAATGAAAAGGCGTATATCATCGTTCGCGCCCGGTCGCTCTCGCTTGTCGATGAACTATACAAAGCAGGCGCCGATGTGGTGGTCACGGAAAAGTTTGAGACCTCCATCCAGATTTTCTCCATTTTGCTTCAGCATTTTACCGTCGAGCCGGAATTGATTTTGGAGCAGCAAGAAATCATTCGGCGCGATTGCGAAAAAATTTTCTTGCGCACAGCCACGCAAAATAGCGGAAAGCAAAACTCTCAAGTTGAAGTGTAGCGCAGGCCAGCTTCAGAAATTCGCCGGTCTTTTCTGGCGAATTTCTGCATCGCGCAAGCTGAACCCAAAACGCCAACCGCCAGCGCGTTCGAATGGCCGAATGAGATTTCAACGCTGAAAATGGTGGAAAAATAAAGGGGGAATTAAACGGTGTAAAGCAATCACACGTCGCCTTCCATTTTCATGAGGTCGGCCATTTTGTGATCATCCACTTTGATGTGGGTAATTGTCCATTCTGCAAATCGTTGCACAGGGAAAGGTTTGCCAGAACTTTGCTGTTTTTGCGTTCTTTTTCAAAATCTTCCAGCATTCTTATAAAACGTTGGTGTTGATCCACATGCTGGAGCATGTCAGGATAGCCGTATTCCTCCATGTGTTTTTCCTCCATGCTAAAATGATGCACGGTGTAGTCGTAAAGGAAAGCGACTATTTTCTGAACTTCTTCCTCCGGTTTTTTCTTGGAAATGGCCGTGTAAAGCGTTTTGACGGCTTCCACCAGTTCCTTGTGCTGAAGGTCTTGCCAAATAATTCCTGTCTCCAATTCTGGGGACCACTTCGCAAAATGATCGTCCATAATCCGCTCTGTTTTTTTTGATGTTGTGTTGAAAAAATTTTTAAGAAAAGGGTGCCAGGGTTATCAGAAACCAACTAACTGAAAACAATTTACAGTTTAAATTGATAAAAAATATCGACGCTTTTTGCCATTTAAGCAGTTATTTTAATTTGTTTTAAGCGCTCCTAACACCAGTTTTTGAACGTTATCCTTTCAAAATTTTTTCAACCAAGCCATCAATTTCTTGGAAGCGGAGTTGCAAGTTTTGTCGAATGGTTTTGCGCACGCGTCCCAGCGCGTTAGGCGAAAGGTCGGCGTTGAGGTAGTTTTTCAAAATAACTTCGTGAACTTCGGCGGCGCACGCGTTGCCTTGAGCCGCCAATTCTTGGTGGGCGTTGTTTCCCGCGTCGTACTTCGGCAGCGGCAGCTCTAAGATTTTTTTATGAATATGGCGTTCTCCAAATAAACCTCTGCTCTGAAATGCTTTTATCGCTTGATTGGCGTAGCCGCTGTTCAAATAGCTGGCTAAATAAGCCGCCTCATCGGGATTGTCTGTGGCGAACCAAAAAGTTTTGCAGTCAATGATAAATTCAAAATCAAAGTGCGTTCTATCAATCACAACTGCGCTCGCGTCTTTTGCAGAAGCAGTATAGAGAATAAGGTGACGTGTATTTAAGTTTTGATCAGTCAGTTTCTTTTGCCAGTTCAAATAATCGTAGATCGAAATGGTTTTATTTCTTTCGGTTTTATGTTTTTCCCAATCTTCTTCGGCTTGTTTGAACCAGTTTGACGTTTCCAATAATCCCGATTCCAGAAGCTCGCGTTCGTTTCTCAAAGCAATTCTTCGCGTTTTGGTTTCGCCAACTTCAACGCTCTCGATTTCGATCGGCAAAAGCACCAAAAGCGGATTGATGAGCCCGAACGGCACGATGTTTCTGGCCAGCGCTGTTCGGAAGAGGAATTTTGTTTGAACATGGCCTTCCAGCGAGAGCTGTTTCCAAGGCGCTTTGGCTTCTTGAAATTTTGACGATTTGACAAACAAGAGCTCGTAGTCGGTGAGGTCGCCTTCGATGTGTTGGGCTACATCGATGAAGAAAAACGGGCGAGGATAAATGGTTGCGCCGTTTTTGAAATGCGTCGCATAAAAGCTTTGCTTGCCGGAAGCCGTTATTTTTTCTTGTGTTAGCGCACTTGGGGAGTGTTTGGCAGTTGAAAGTCTTGCGTAGTGCCAGCGGGTTTCGCGAAGCTGAAGCGCGCTTTCAACTTCCGCCAGATGGCAGTTGGGCGTTTCGAACTTGCCGGAAATGACTTTGCCCGCGATGCCCGTTTCGGGAATGGCGCGCTCGTGCGATTTGTCGTCGGCGTTCAGGTGTTCGGGAAGCGATTCGGCAAAAAGCACCGCTGCCGGCACATTGAACAGCGGCGAAACATTCGACAAATCCCAAACTTGCGAGAGCCGAAAGCCTTTGGCCTTGCCGGAGCGCGTGCTCTCGTGCTGGTCGGCGCTCAGAAAACTGCGCGGCATCACGAAGGCAAGCTGGGCGCCGGGCTTCATAAAATAGCCGGTGCTATGCGCCAGAAAAATCGCGGCAAGTTCCAAATGGGGCATGTTGGCGGTGGAAGTGGCCAGGCCATAGCGCGAGGCCAGCGTAGAAAGCTCATTTTGATATTCGGCGTTGGAGACATCGGAATAAGTCAGCCAGGGCGGATTGCCGACCACAATGTCAAATTGCCCTTTAAGGAAAAACGGCTTATAGAGATTGAGCAAAATGAACGCCCAAATGCTATCGCGCCCTTCTTCTTTGGCGGTTTTGAGCGCTTTATAAATGCCGTAGAAATCGTCGGCATGAAGCCGCGCCTCGTTGCCCAATTTTCCGACAAAGCTTTTGCTGAAAATCTCGTGGCGCAGTTCGGCTTGGCCTTGTGTGCGCAGGGCGAGGTCGTCGGAAAAGCGAACGGCGCTATCGAAAAGCGAGTGTTTTTCAAACACGTCTTTCATGAGCTTGTACTTTCGACTATCGACCATCACATGATAGTTTTGGCCAAAAAGCTCGGTTGTGCCTTCGGGCAAAAGCAGCGTGTTGGCCAAAAATACATTGAGCGCAACGGGTTTGCCGGCCTTGCGAATGCTTTTGCCGAGCGAAACGAGCAGCGTGGTTTTGGCAATTTGAACCGAAAGCGGATGCACATCGATGCCTTGCACCTGCGCGGTGAGCTGATCGGCGGAAAGGTGCGGAAATTGATTGCGCAAGCGTTGCACCGCCGCGCGCAAAAACGAACCGCTGCCGCAAGCGGGGTCAAGAATCTTGCTATCTTCGCGGATGGGCAAATCTTCGAGAACGAGTTCGCAAAGCCAGTCGGGCGTGTAGTATTCGCCGAGCGCGTGGCGGGTTTCAATATCGATGAGTTCTTGATAAACGCCTTTCAAAATATCCTCGCGCACGTCGGAAAAATCATAATCGGCAAGTTTTTCGGTAATGTCGCGAAACATGGATTTGAGCGCGCTGAAATGCGTGTCGGTTGCAATCCAGTGGAAGAAATCGTCTTCGACAAAGCGCAAGATGTTGTGTTCGTGAAAAGCCTTGCCGTTTAAGACGGTTTGCAGCGCGTTGGTATCGGGCAGTTTTTGCGGCGAAATGACCGTGAAAGCCAAGAGTTTGGCAAACGCGCTAAGATAAGTGTGAATGAAAAAGATGTCGTCGGAATCGCGAAAATTGCCATAAGCAAGAGAAAGAAATCGCCGCCATTCGTTGTAGGCCGTTTGCACGTCGGATTTTTGCGAAATGTCGGGCAAATAAGCTTTCATGGTTTTCATGGCACGGGAAAAAAGGCCGGAGTCCGCGCCGAAGTCGATCACGATGCTGGCAAGTGTGGGGCGTTCGGGCTGCGACTTGAAAAGATAGCGATCGAGGAAAAGCGGAAACTCCGCGAAGTTCTCTTCAGCCAACACGAAGGAATCCGTTTTCTTGAGTTCGATGTCTTCAGCCGCCACGCGCAAATTGCCGAGCAGCAAGGTTCGCGTAATGCGATTGTAGATGCGCCATTCCGCGCCATCGGTGGAAATGAGCGTAAAGTCGTCCTCGCTTCCCGCACCGAGATTTCCGGCCAAATATTCCTTGAGTTGATCTTCGGCATGTGCGCCCGTGCGGCGAAGGTCTTTTTCCCATTCGATAATCACGCGGTTGTATTGGGTGTCGGCCTTGCCGGTTTTCAATCGGTGGCGAAGCGGAATGTTGAAGATCGTTTTTTCCGCGCCCAGCGTCATTTGCCCGATGATGTGTTGGGCGTCCGGGTCGTCTTGGAAAAGTTGGGTAATGAAGCGGATAAAATGTTCCTTTTTGGCCGATTCGGTGTTGGCGTGCCGAATGCCTTGGAAATAGTCGCCGATGAGCTCAGGAGAAAAGTGCATAGTGTTCGACTCAACTGATAAAAAAAATCAATATAAAAATCTCTGGCGTAAGTCTCGTGCCAAATAGCGGCGGTTTCCGGTCATGATCAGTTGCATGACGGCGCGCTTGGCTGCGCTCGCCAGGATGTGCGTTCTCTGCGATTTCTCAATGATAATCAAGCTGGCGATGGCGAAGTGAACGAAAGGTGAACAAGCTTTTCAGGAACGCATCTTGTTTTCGCTAAATGGAGCAAATCGGCAAGCTATTCTCGTAGCGAGTCGCTTTGAATTTTTGCGCGTGTTGGAAACGCTTGGGTGTGCGCGGGTAAACGGTTTGGTTGGGCCCCAATTGGCAGTTGAAAAAAAGTTTGGCAAAGAGGCTTTCCATGATGCGAAATGTCTCGCCTAACTATTTTTTTTGATTGAAATCCACAAAAAGAAAAAGGTTCTATCGATAGGGGATTTGAAGCGCATTTGCCAAAGCAAAATCTTTCCACTATTATTTGCACGGATTTGAGCTGAAGAAAAACGAGAGTTACTATAAAACCGTCAATTTTATGAGAACAGAAAAAGTGATCCGATTCATTTATGTGGCGCTTGGTTCGATTTTCGTGGCGCTGGCAATTTTGGGAATATTTCTTCCACTGCTTCCCACAACACCGTTTCTTTTGCTTGCCGCCGCTTGTTATGCAAAGGGTTCAGCGCGTTTTTACGAGTGGCTCATCGAGCACAAATGGCTGGGCCCGTATGTCAAGCCGTTTCGTTCAGGCAAAGGCATGCCGCTGCGCGCTAAGGTGGTGACGCTGGCGCTGATGTGGCTGGCAATGTCAACCTCCGCGATTTTTTTCATCGAGCCGATTTCTCTTATCGCAACGATGGCAGCAGTTGGCATTGGCGTTACGATTTACTTGCTTCGAATGCCGACATTTCAGCTCTCGGAATCCGAAGTTGAAGCGGGATAAGCGTTTGCAGCAGCCTGCGTGTGTTTTTTGTGTGTGTTGAAAATGACTTGAAACGCCGCCTGCTGAAGTTTGTCTGCGTTGCGATGATCGTCGTTTGTGAGTTGGATGGGTTTATCGATCACCAAGGTGATCGTGCCACTATGAATTTTCAAGCTGTTTTTTTCAGCAATCAAATGGCTATTGAGGATCGTGACAGGCAAAACGGGAAGCCCGGTTCTTGAAGCAAGCAAAAACGCCCCGCGCTTGAACGGCTGGATCGACCCATCAATGGCGCGCGTGCCATCGGCGAAAAGATGAACCGACTTGCCATCGCGCAATTTTTCCTCTGCCCGCAACAAGCTTTTGAGCGCTTCTTTGGTGTGGCCGCGCTTAATCAAAATAAAATCTCCGTAGCGCAACGACCAGCCAAAAACGGGAATTTTCCCAAGTTCTTCTTTTGCAATGAGTCGCAAATTCAAGTTCATGGCCACGAGCATGGCTGGAATATCGGCCATGCCGGCGTGATTGCTCACCACCACATAAACGCCGTCGGGTGAATAATTTTCTGCACCGATAATCTTGAGCCTGATGCCCAGCAAGCGCAGGCAGCCTTCACTCCAAATTTGGGAAATTTTGTGATAGACCTTGCCGCTTCCATCGACAAGGCCGGCAAGAATCGACGCTAACGACAGAATAAAGGTATATGGAAAAACAATGAGGATGAAAATGAGCGTTTGAATGGTCATTGTAGAA
Above is a window of Chloroherpeton thalassium ATCC 35110 DNA encoding:
- a CDS encoding lysophospholipid acyltransferase family protein, yielding MTIQTLIFILIVFPYTFILSLASILAGLVDGSGKVYHKISQIWSEGCLRLLGIRLKIIGAENYSPDGVYVVVSNHAGMADIPAMLVAMNLNLRLIAKEELGKIPVFGWSLRYGDFILIKRGHTKEALKSLLRAEEKLRDGKSVHLFADGTRAIDGSIQPFKRGAFLLASRTGLPVLPVTILNSHLIAEKNSLKIHSGTITLVIDKPIQLTNDDHRNADKLQQAAFQVIFNTHKKHTQAAANAYPASTSDSES
- a CDS encoding YbaN family protein; its protein translation is MRTEKVIRFIYVALGSIFVALAILGIFLPLLPTTPFLLLAAACYAKGSARFYEWLIEHKWLGPYVKPFRSGKGMPLRAKVVTLALMWLAMSTSAIFFIEPISLIATMAAVGIGVTIYLLRMPTFQLSESEVEAG
- a CDS encoding bacteriohemerythrin — protein: MDDHFAKWSPELETGIIWQDLQHKELVEAVKTLYTAISKKKPEEEVQKIVAFLYDYTVHHFSMEEKHMEEYGYPDMLQHVDQHQRFIRMLEDFEKERKNSKVLANLSLCNDLQNGQLPTSKWMITKWPTS
- a CDS encoding cation:proton antiporter; amino-acid sequence: MHDFHFLGELILIGICAIAIILIFQRLKVPPVIGLIFTGIVLGPSGFSVVHDTELISVLAEMGVILLLFTIGLEFSVDELNRLKKIVLIGGSGQLLLSIMSISLLSFLTMKAVGGELSVREAMFLGFAFAVSSTAICLKILNDREELDLPYGKIALGILIFQDIAIVPLMIGITFLSPHKETSFLTVFRELGLISFFAVAVFGGFRLLMPRAVEIISSLRAKEVLVIGALVLCFGSAYLTSLIGLSLALGAFVAGMVIASTDESHQIGHAIEPFREAFTSIFFVSVGLLLKVNLIDLPVFMLLALGVLLIKGVLVAVLSLFLGYSFRVSLMAGMALAQIGEFSFVLAEAALKNDVIQEPLFNSMLAIIVVTMIVTPSMIAIAPHLAEQVEPALRFIPLVQKNSHSVRTSATEGTVIHPGEVHAAIIGFGLNGRNVSSVLKATNISHTILEIDRDIVREMKKANEPIYYGDCTDRKALQRAKIDKARAIVIGISDTTAIRQSIRLIRQLNEKAYIIVRARSLSLVDELYKAGADVVVTEKFETSIQIFSILLQHFTVEPELILEQQEIIRRDCEKIFLRTATQNSGKQNSQVEV
- a CDS encoding SPOR domain-containing protein, translated to MKLGIFLPNLLCLCLMQLPSATPQENSKMTELILKSATTGNFEALEKLKSLSLEKDEEMMLNALLEEDGQVAVAMYKQFLIIYPNSSLGSLSRARIMEYNTALKDEQAELVPAPEKSEQKPATPEVRYTLQFGSFSTEENAARFAQKFPRNVPVKIIKVTDDFGRVSHKVRWDGYTVTREAIDRFAEKVPFDSFVVEDN
- a CDS encoding N-6 DNA methylase, translated to MHFSPELIGDYFQGIRHANTESAKKEHFIRFITQLFQDDPDAQHIIGQMTLGAEKTIFNIPLRHRLKTGKADTQYNRVIIEWEKDLRRTGAHAEDQLKEYLAGNLGAGSEDDFTLISTDGAEWRIYNRITRTLLLGNLRVAAEDIELKKTDSFVLAEENFAEFPLFLDRYLFKSQPERPTLASIVIDFGADSGLFSRAMKTMKAYLPDISQKSDVQTAYNEWRRFLSLAYGNFRDSDDIFFIHTYLSAFAKLLAFTVISPQKLPDTNALQTVLNGKAFHEHNILRFVEDDFFHWIATDTHFSALKSMFRDITEKLADYDFSDVREDILKGVYQELIDIETRHALGEYYTPDWLCELVLEDLPIREDSKILDPACGSGSFLRAAVQRLRNQFPHLSADQLTAQVQGIDVHPLSVQIAKTTLLVSLGKSIRKAGKPVALNVFLANTLLLPEGTTELFGQNYHVMVDSRKYKLMKDVFEKHSLFDSAVRFSDDLALRTQGQAELRHEIFSKSFVGKLGNEARLHADDFYGIYKALKTAKEEGRDSIWAFILLNLYKPFFLKGQFDIVVGNPPWLTYSDVSNAEYQNELSTLASRYGLATSTANMPHLELAAIFLAHSTGYFMKPGAQLAFVMPRSFLSADQHESTRSGKAKGFRLSQVWDLSNVSPLFNVPAAVLFAESLPEHLNADDKSHERAIPETGIAGKVISGKFETPNCHLAEVESALQLRETRWHYARLSTAKHSPSALTQEKITASGKQSFYATHFKNGATIYPRPFFFIDVAQHIEGDLTDYELLFVKSSKFQEAKAPWKQLSLEGHVQTKFLFRTALARNIVPFGLINPLLVLLPIEIESVEVGETKTRRIALRNERELLESGLLETSNWFKQAEEDWEKHKTERNKTISIYDYLNWQKKLTDQNLNTRHLILYTASAKDASAVVIDRTHFDFEFIIDCKTFWFATDNPDEAAYLASYLNSGYANQAIKAFQSRGLFGERHIHKKILELPLPKYDAGNNAHQELAAQGNACAAEVHEVILKNYLNADLSPNALGRVRKTIRQNLQLRFQEIDGLVEKILKG